A stretch of the Opisthocomus hoazin isolate bOpiHoa1 chromosome 2, bOpiHoa1.hap1, whole genome shotgun sequence genome encodes the following:
- the GTF2H5 gene encoding general transcription factor IIH subunit 5: MVNVLKGVLIECDPAMKQFLLYLDESNALGKKFIIQDLDETHVFVLAELVNFLQERVGELMDQNSFPITQK, from the exons ATGGTGAATGTTCTGAAAGGCGTTCTGATTGAATG TGACCCAGCAATGAAGCAATTTCTGCTCTACTTGGATGAGTCAAATGCCTTGGGAAAGAAGTTCATCATACAAGACCTGGATGAAACGCATGTTTTTGTGTTAGCCGAGTTGGTTAACTTCCTCCAGGAGAGAGTGGGCGAGTTAATGGACCAGAACTCTTTTCCTATTACTCAGAAGTAA